The proteins below are encoded in one region of Eubacterium sp. 1001713B170207_170306_E7:
- a CDS encoding thiamine diphosphokinase: MKAVVFTNGQYENLTFYKNYLESAVDFEVICADGGANVVHALDITPQLVIGDMDSIRAGLLTEYLEKGVVVERHPTHKDETDTELAVEYCIRKRFDEVVLFGALGNRFDHSFGNLYLLNRLLKEGIQGEIINENNRIFLVKDRAVLDVPVGTTVSVLAFTDHAGEINLKGFEYPVKNGEMAHFIPGYGISNVTAEKQPEISVEQGILMVDIVNE, encoded by the coding sequence ATGAAAGCAGTCGTTTTTACAAATGGACAGTATGAAAACTTAACTTTTTATAAAAATTATCTGGAGAGTGCAGTGGATTTTGAGGTGATCTGTGCGGATGGCGGGGCGAACGTTGTCCATGCCCTGGACATAACACCACAGCTGGTAATCGGCGACATGGACTCAATCCGTGCCGGGCTGCTCACAGAATATTTAGAAAAGGGCGTGGTCGTTGAACGCCATCCTACCCATAAGGACGAAACGGATACGGAGCTGGCTGTGGAGTATTGTATCCGGAAGCGGTTTGATGAAGTGGTACTGTTCGGCGCTTTAGGAAACCGGTTTGACCACAGCTTCGGGAATCTTTATTTACTGAACCGTCTTCTGAAAGAAGGGATTCAGGGTGAAATTATCAATGAAAACAACCGGATCTTTCTGGTGAAGGACCGCGCCGTCCTGGATGTGCCGGTGGGAACGACGGTTTCGGTTCTGGCGTTTACCGACCATGCCGGGGAGATCAACCTGAAGGGGTTCGAGTATCCAGTGAAAAACGGCGAGATGGCACATTTTATACCCGGCTATGGCATCAGTAATGTCACCGCCGAAAAGCAGCCTGAAATATCGGTTGAGCAGGGAATATTGATGGTTGATATTGTAAATGAGTAA
- a CDS encoding S1-like domain-containing RNA-binding protein, translating to MIEIGKIQHLTVDRQTSVGLYLAADDSSDKKKDSVLLPQKEIPQNCKVGDEIEVFVYRDSQDRLIATTRKPKITLGEFAPLKVVDITKVGAFLDWGLEKDLLLPYHEQITKVQKGREYLVNLYIDKSGRLCATMKVYPLLKAQSPYKDGDWVEGYIYQINPELGAFVAVDNAYHGMILKNEMTTDFHCGDKIKARVAETRKDGKLVLSPNKKAYKEIPKDALLILDKLKKNGGMLPYNDKTNPSIISKEFKMSKSSFKRALGKLMKEKKIKQTANGIELVGK from the coding sequence GTGATCGAAATAGGAAAAATACAGCATCTGACGGTTGACCGTCAGACCTCAGTAGGTTTATATTTGGCAGCGGATGACAGCAGCGATAAAAAGAAGGACAGCGTTTTGCTGCCACAAAAGGAGATCCCCCAAAATTGTAAGGTCGGCGATGAAATCGAGGTGTTTGTTTATCGTGATTCCCAAGACCGGCTTATCGCAACGACCAGAAAGCCCAAGATTACGCTGGGTGAGTTCGCTCCCTTAAAAGTGGTGGACATCACTAAGGTTGGCGCTTTTTTGGACTGGGGCTTGGAGAAAGACCTTTTACTGCCCTATCATGAGCAGATTACAAAAGTGCAGAAGGGACGGGAATACCTTGTGAATCTTTATATTGACAAGAGCGGCCGCCTGTGTGCGACCATGAAAGTTTATCCGTTGCTTAAAGCCCAATCGCCCTACAAGGACGGCGACTGGGTCGAGGGGTACATTTATCAGATCAATCCAGAGCTTGGAGCCTTTGTCGCTGTGGATAACGCCTATCATGGCATGATTCTGAAAAATGAAATGACGACCGATTTTCACTGCGGGGATAAAATCAAAGCCAGGGTTGCAGAAACCCGAAAGGACGGCAAGCTGGTTTTAAGCCCCAATAAAAAGGCTTATAAAGAAATACCCAAGGACGCTCTTTTGATATTGGACAAACTGAAAAAAAACGGCGGAATGCTGCCGTATAATGATAAAACCAATCCGTCGATTATCAGCAAAGAGTTTAAAATGAGCAAGAGCTCCTTTAAACGCGCGTTGGGTAAGCTGATGAAAGAAAAGAAAATAAAACAAACGGCCAACGGCATCGAGCTGGTTGGTAAATAA
- a CDS encoding DUF362 domain-containing protein, which translates to MSQVALIQCDSYDAEAVYKALKQGVAALGGIERFVRPEEKILLKPNLLRGKKKESAVTTHPAVFEAVARILEEADCKKICYGDSPGIGNPEKVAEESGIKEVADRHGISLLEFSKGKSVAYPEGVTTKKFELAEGVLESDAIISISKMKTHGLTRITGAVKNQLGCVYGFNKGACHARYPDSLQFGKMLVDLNLCIKPRLFVMDGIIAMEGNGPASGTPVAMNLLLVSDDPVALDATFARLVDLEPSYVPTIASGNEMGLGTSDVDKIEILGERLEDHINRNFNVERIPVRSEENSTIGQLSKIRGLITRKPVIIEERCVRCGICVASCPLEDKALTWKETRKGRVPHYNYHKCIRCYCCQEMCPKKAITVKTPLLGKLLIYR; encoded by the coding sequence ATGTCTCAGGTAGCTTTAATTCAATGCGATTCCTATGACGCGGAGGCTGTATACAAAGCCTTGAAGCAGGGCGTAGCCGCATTGGGAGGGATTGAACGTTTTGTCCGCCCGGAGGAAAAGATTTTACTGAAGCCAAACTTGCTTCGCGGGAAGAAAAAAGAAAGCGCTGTAACGACCCATCCGGCAGTGTTTGAAGCCGTGGCCCGTATTTTGGAAGAAGCCGACTGTAAAAAGATATGTTATGGTGATTCTCCAGGAATCGGTAACCCTGAAAAGGTCGCAGAGGAATCGGGAATCAAGGAGGTGGCCGACCGGCATGGTATCTCGCTGCTGGAATTTTCAAAAGGAAAATCAGTTGCCTATCCCGAGGGAGTGACGACCAAAAAATTTGAACTGGCTGAGGGTGTCTTGGAAAGTGATGCCATCATCAGTATCAGTAAGATGAAAACCCACGGTCTCACACGGATTACCGGTGCGGTAAAAAACCAGCTTGGCTGTGTCTATGGATTTAACAAGGGAGCGTGCCACGCGCGCTATCCTGACAGCCTGCAATTTGGGAAAATGCTGGTCGATCTGAACCTCTGCATAAAGCCACGCCTTTTTGTCATGGATGGAATTATCGCAATGGAGGGCAACGGACCGGCGTCTGGCACACCGGTTGCCATGAACCTGCTGCTGGTTTCGGATGATCCCGTGGCTCTGGACGCTACCTTTGCGCGTCTGGTGGATCTGGAGCCGTCCTATGTGCCAACCATTGCTTCTGGAAATGAAATGGGGCTTGGCACAAGTGATGTCGATAAAATTGAAATTCTTGGCGAAAGGCTGGAGGACCACATCAACCGCAATTTTAACGTTGAGCGGATTCCCGTCCGGTCTGAGGAGAACAGCACCATTGGCCAGCTGTCTAAAATAAGAGGATTGATCACCAGAAAGCCCGTTATTATTGAGGAGCGCTGTGTGCGCTGTGGTATCTGCGTGGCGTCGTGTCCTTTAGAGGATAAGGCCCTGACCTGGAAGGAAACACGCAAGGGCCGCGTGCCGCATTACAATTATCATAAATGTATTCGGTGCTACTGCTGTCAGGAAATGTGTCCTAAAAAGGCGATTACTGTTAAGACGCCGCTCTTAGGCAAGTTGCTGATATATCGTTAA
- the coaD gene encoding pantetheine-phosphate adenylyltransferase, translating into MRSAVYPGSFDPVTFGHLDIIERASKHFDRVIVCVMVNYKKKYLFSSEERCAMIWESVAHLENVEVDTSSSLLVDYAKEKGAQVILKGLRTVQDFEFELQMALTNKKLDNDVETFFMVTNNQYSYLSSSVVRELMEFDGDVSDFIPPHVEKAIRIKYGKDARE; encoded by the coding sequence ATGAGAAGTGCTGTGTATCCCGGAAGCTTTGACCCGGTTACCTTTGGTCATTTGGACATTATAGAAAGGGCCTCGAAGCATTTTGACAGGGTCATCGTGTGTGTGATGGTAAATTATAAAAAGAAATACCTGTTTTCCAGTGAGGAAAGGTGTGCGATGATTTGGGAGAGCGTGGCGCATCTGGAAAACGTAGAGGTTGATACTTCGTCCTCACTGCTGGTGGATTATGCTAAGGAAAAGGGCGCCCAGGTAATTTTAAAGGGGCTTCGGACAGTGCAGGACTTTGAATTTGAACTGCAGATGGCACTGACAAATAAAAAACTGGACAATGATGTTGAAACTTTTTTCATGGTGACAAACAATCAATATTCCTACTTGAGCTCAAGCGTTGTGCGGGAGCTTATGGAATTCGATGGGGATGTGTCAGATTTCATACCTCCACATGTTGAAAAAGCGATACGGATAAAATATGGGAAGGATGCTAGAGAATGA
- a CDS encoding DAK2 domain-containing protein, whose translation MKTQIIDGNLLKKMFEYGAKNLEIYKKTVDELNVFPVPDGDTGTNMSLTFSHSVSELEKMTSISLYSVAKTASSGALIGARGNSGVILSQLLRGLAEGCKDKEELDIKGLGMAIRAAADAAYKAVMKPTEGTILTVAREMAEFAMDNYDRYDNLEDYLENVISYGKKSLAKTPELLPVLKEAGVVDAGGQGLIFIMEGAYKGMTNQELSQEVHLNISDRERFVDDSNMRPEDITFGYCTEFIVKDAAKADDNELREYLNTIGDCVLVIKDDDIIKVHVHTDHPGKAFEKGLTYGALIRMKVDNMREMLGVSEEETEDNEPAKPYGFVAVSPGAGLTNLFKDLGITRVISGGQTMNPSTQDFLDEIEKTNAEEIFLFPNNSNIIMAANQAQAISEKHVHVIPTKTIPQCVTAMLSFQPEVKWEDNEKNMLEVIPTVKTGEVTFAVRDTKINGLKIAKNDIIGIFGGEIIVKGDDVSEVTKELLDKMVDADSELVSVYYGSDVAEDDAEALVEELEEKFEDCDVEINEGGQPLYYYIVSVE comes from the coding sequence ATGAAGACCCAAATAATTGATGGAAATTTACTAAAAAAAATGTTCGAGTATGGTGCGAAAAATCTCGAAATTTATAAAAAAACAGTGGATGAGCTAAATGTGTTTCCGGTGCCGGACGGCGATACGGGAACCAATATGTCTTTAACCTTCTCACATTCGGTAAGCGAGCTGGAAAAAATGACGAGCATCAGCCTTTACAGTGTTGCGAAAACCGCATCCAGCGGCGCCCTGATCGGCGCCCGCGGCAATTCAGGCGTTATCCTGTCTCAACTGCTTCGTGGTCTGGCCGAGGGCTGTAAGGATAAGGAAGAATTGGACATCAAGGGCCTTGGTATGGCGATCCGCGCCGCCGCTGACGCTGCTTACAAAGCTGTCATGAAGCCGACTGAAGGAACAATTTTGACGGTTGCCCGTGAAATGGCTGAATTTGCCATGGACAACTATGACCGTTACGACAATCTGGAAGATTACCTTGAAAATGTTATTTCCTATGGTAAAAAATCGCTGGCGAAAACACCGGAATTACTGCCGGTATTAAAGGAAGCCGGTGTTGTGGATGCCGGCGGGCAGGGCCTGATTTTTATTATGGAAGGCGCTTACAAGGGAATGACCAACCAGGAGCTGAGCCAGGAGGTACACCTGAATATCAGCGACCGCGAGCGCTTTGTCGACGACTCAAACATGCGGCCTGAGGACATTACCTTTGGCTATTGTACTGAATTTATTGTTAAGGACGCTGCCAAGGCGGACGATAACGAGCTGCGTGAGTACCTGAATACCATTGGGGACTGTGTGCTTGTCATTAAAGACGATGATATCATCAAGGTGCATGTGCACACCGACCACCCGGGCAAGGCCTTTGAAAAAGGGCTGACCTATGGCGCTCTGATCCGTATGAAGGTTGACAATATGCGCGAGATGCTGGGGGTTTCGGAAGAAGAAACCGAGGATAATGAGCCGGCCAAGCCCTATGGCTTTGTGGCCGTATCGCCAGGAGCGGGACTGACCAATTTGTTCAAGGATCTGGGGATTACGCGGGTTATCTCCGGCGGACAGACCATGAATCCGAGTACTCAGGATTTTCTGGATGAAATTGAAAAGACCAACGCGGAAGAAATTTTTCTTTTCCCCAACAACAGCAATATCATCATGGCGGCCAATCAGGCACAGGCCATTTCAGAAAAGCATGTGCATGTCATTCCAACCAAGACCATTCCGCAGTGTGTCACGGCAATGCTGAGCTTTCAGCCCGAGGTTAAATGGGAAGACAATGAAAAGAACATGCTGGAGGTCATTCCAACGGTTAAAACCGGGGAGGTTACCTTCGCCGTCCGCGATACCAAGATCAACGGCCTGAAGATTGCCAAAAATGATATCATCGGTATCTTTGGCGGTGAAATAATCGTGAAAGGTGACGATGTTTCAGAGGTAACCAAAGAGCTTCTGGATAAAATGGTTGATGCGGACAGCGAGCTCGTATCGGTCTATTATGGTTCCGATGTGGCCGAGGACGATGCGGAAGCACTTGTTGAAGAGCTGGAAGAAAAATTTGAAGATTGCGATGTGGAAATCAACGAAGGCGGGCAGCCGCTGTATTATTACATTGTGTCGGTAGAATAG
- the pknB gene encoding Stk1 family PASTA domain-containing Ser/Thr kinase: MISKVLNNRYEIIELIGRGGMAYVYKAKDRKLNRYVAVKVLREEYTENEQFIKKFDRESQAAAGLSHPNIVSVYDVGVEGDIYYIIMEYVDGITLKQYLNKKGHLDYKEATRFIIDVAAALKCAHEHKIIHRDIKPHNILLTRDLVPKVADFGIARAITSSTVTMTNQTMGSVHYISPEQARGGFVDERSDLYSLGIMYYELLTGQLPFDEENTVTIAIKHIQEELVPPKEILPDIPASVNDVVVKLTRKKPEERYQNMDELIDDLEKIMVDANAAVGDNGAAATSETQIIGDEGLFKIEPVTGPIESGYPEDDEEEEDDLALAQRKKKKKIIGFSIAGGILAVILIVILMNTLSTKAVMVPNVKNMTQEQAAQELEKVGLKLEVESQVYSSDVEAGKIVSQNPEEGREMKKGQTVKVNVSKGTQNVTVPKVIGLTEAEATAAIDKLKLVKNVKREYNSDVATGIVYSVDPGEGVSVAEGTSITLYVSKGQDLVTVPGIVGMSESAAEAQIEDSGLSVGRVTTSESDTVSAGLVISQSPTEGTQTERGTSINFVVSSGKPAPTPTPTPEPTPTPTPKPSPSPEEGGGGN; the protein is encoded by the coding sequence ATGATTAGTAAGGTCTTGAACAATCGCTACGAGATAATTGAGTTGATCGGGCGCGGCGGCATGGCCTATGTTTACAAAGCAAAGGACCGTAAGCTTAACCGCTACGTCGCGGTTAAGGTTTTGCGTGAAGAGTACACAGAAAACGAACAATTCATCAAAAAGTTTGACCGCGAGTCCCAGGCGGCCGCGGGGCTTTCCCACCCGAATATTGTTTCTGTTTACGATGTGGGCGTAGAGGGGGATATTTATTATATCATTATGGAGTATGTGGACGGCATTACCCTGAAGCAGTACTTGAATAAAAAAGGCCATCTTGATTATAAGGAAGCGACCCGCTTCATTATAGACGTGGCGGCTGCGCTTAAATGCGCCCATGAGCATAAGATTATTCACCGGGATATAAAACCTCACAACATTCTTTTGACCCGTGATTTGGTGCCAAAGGTTGCGGATTTTGGGATTGCGAGAGCCATCACCAGCTCTACAGTAACCATGACCAACCAGACCATGGGCTCTGTTCACTATATCTCACCTGAACAGGCGAGAGGCGGGTTCGTGGACGAGCGTTCCGATCTCTATTCTCTCGGCATCATGTACTATGAGCTGCTGACCGGGCAGCTTCCCTTTGACGAAGAAAACACAGTGACCATTGCCATCAAGCATATTCAGGAGGAGCTGGTACCTCCGAAGGAAATCCTGCCGGACATTCCGGCCAGTGTCAATGATGTTGTGGTTAAACTGACGCGTAAAAAGCCTGAAGAACGCTACCAGAATATGGATGAGCTCATCGATGATCTTGAAAAGATCATGGTGGACGCCAATGCGGCAGTGGGCGATAACGGCGCTGCCGCCACCAGTGAAACACAGATTATCGGCGATGAAGGACTCTTTAAAATTGAGCCGGTTACGGGCCCCATCGAAAGCGGTTATCCCGAAGACGATGAGGAAGAGGAAGATGACCTGGCGCTGGCCCAGCGGAAGAAAAAGAAAAAAATCATTGGTTTTTCCATCGCCGGAGGAATTCTGGCGGTCATCCTGATCGTTATCCTGATGAACACATTGTCCACAAAAGCGGTCATGGTTCCGAACGTTAAGAACATGACTCAGGAGCAGGCGGCCCAGGAACTGGAAAAGGTTGGATTAAAGCTGGAAGTAGAGAGCCAGGTATACAGCTCGGATGTTGAAGCCGGCAAAATCGTTTCTCAGAATCCTGAAGAAGGCAGAGAAATGAAAAAGGGACAGACTGTTAAGGTAAATGTGAGTAAGGGGACACAGAATGTCACGGTACCAAAGGTTATCGGACTGACCGAGGCGGAAGCCACCGCGGCCATTGATAAACTGAAGCTGGTTAAGAATGTTAAGCGTGAGTACAACAGTGATGTCGCCACCGGCATAGTTTATTCGGTTGATCCCGGTGAGGGCGTCAGCGTTGCTGAAGGAACCAGTATCACGCTCTATGTCAGCAAGGGGCAGGATCTTGTAACAGTTCCTGGCATCGTTGGAATGAGCGAATCCGCCGCGGAGGCACAGATTGAGGACAGCGGACTGAGTGTTGGCAGAGTAACGACCAGTGAAAGCGACACGGTAAGCGCTGGTCTTGTTATCAGTCAGTCGCCGACCGAAGGCACCCAGACCGAAAGAGGCACTTCGATTAATTTTGTCGTCAGCAGCGGAAAGCCGGCCCCGACGCCGACCCCGACGCCAGAACCGACCCCAACCCCAACGCCTAAGCCATCACCGTCGCCTGAAGAAGGTGGAGGCGGCAATTAA
- the rsgA gene encoding ribosome small subunit-dependent GTPase A: MNMKKNRISGRIIKGIGGFYYVRPDGSASLLECKARGIFRHQKIKPMVGDFVEVVENDQDELAIDEIKPRKNEFVRPPVSNVDVALIVFAGENPSPNLLLLDKLLIASEMKAVEPIICITKTDLVDAGELQRIRAIYAKTPYKCFAFDQTDNIALEAIEAEIEGKTAFLAGPSGVGKSTLANRLCEAGAMETGELSQKLNRGKHTTRHVELLDLKAGGYLLDTPGFSSLKLDREIEKEDLRFYFPEFEEGACRFASCLHQSEPGCAVKAQLESGEISPVRYEHYSYLLNEIKNKRSDY; the protein is encoded by the coding sequence ATGAATATGAAAAAAAATAGAATCTCAGGAAGAATTATCAAGGGAATCGGAGGGTTTTACTATGTAAGACCCGACGGTTCCGCTTCTTTATTAGAATGTAAGGCCCGCGGTATTTTCAGGCATCAGAAAATCAAGCCCATGGTCGGCGATTTTGTGGAAGTGGTTGAGAATGACCAGGACGAACTGGCAATTGATGAAATAAAACCGAGAAAAAACGAATTTGTACGCCCGCCTGTATCCAATGTAGACGTGGCGTTAATTGTGTTTGCCGGAGAAAATCCGAGCCCGAACCTGCTGCTTTTGGATAAGCTGCTGATCGCGTCGGAAATGAAAGCTGTTGAGCCGATCATCTGCATTACAAAAACCGATCTTGTGGACGCGGGTGAGCTGCAGAGGATTAGGGCTATTTACGCCAAAACGCCCTATAAATGCTTTGCTTTTGATCAGACGGATAACATTGCCCTGGAAGCGATAGAGGCCGAAATAGAGGGCAAAACAGCCTTTCTGGCAGGACCGTCGGGTGTGGGCAAATCAACGCTGGCCAACCGGCTGTGTGAGGCGGGAGCCATGGAAACCGGCGAGCTCAGCCAGAAGCTTAACCGCGGCAAGCACACAACACGCCATGTTGAGCTGTTGGATTTAAAGGCCGGCGGGTATTTACTGGATACCCCTGGGTTTTCGTCGCTGAAGCTGGACAGGGAAATAGAAAAGGAAGACCTCCGTTTCTATTTCCCGGAATTTGAGGAGGGCGCCTGCCGCTTTGCCAGCTGTCTCCACCAGAGCGAGCCTGGCTGCGCGGTGAAAGCGCAGCTTGAGAGCGGTGAGATCAGCCCGGTGCGGTATGAGCACTACAGCTATCTTTTGAATGAAATAAAAAATAAGAGAAGTGACTATTAG
- the rsmD gene encoding 16S rRNA (guanine(966)-N(2))-methyltransferase RsmD yields the protein MRVIAGEKRGTKLVSIGGDWIRPTTDKVKGAVFNSVQIELREAQIFVDLFGGSGAMGIEALSRGVPQAYFFDISKDSIGIIKKNLKLTGFEGKAIIKNCSAEEGIGFLCKNSVKCDMIYMDPPYKDGIGMISIVEKICEKNILNSDGIIMMEHEKSVIMPITIKSFAKYKEKKYGTTLISFYSWENVGQ from the coding sequence ATGCGCGTAATAGCAGGTGAAAAAAGGGGGACAAAGCTCGTATCCATCGGCGGTGACTGGATAAGGCCAACGACTGATAAGGTTAAAGGGGCTGTTTTTAACAGCGTCCAGATCGAACTGAGGGAAGCCCAGATCTTTGTGGATCTTTTTGGCGGAAGCGGTGCTATGGGCATAGAAGCGCTGAGCCGCGGTGTTCCCCAGGCCTATTTCTTTGATATTTCCAAAGACAGTATTGGTATCATTAAGAAAAATTTAAAACTGACCGGTTTTGAAGGCAAAGCAATTATAAAAAATTGTTCAGCAGAAGAAGGAATTGGTTTTTTATGCAAAAATTCAGTAAAATGTGATATGATATACATGGATCCACCGTATAAGGATGGGATCGGCATGATTTCGATCGTGGAAAAAATTTGTGAGAAAAATATCTTGAATTCTGATGGAATTATAATGATGGAACATGAAAAATCTGTTATAATGCCAATAACGATTAAATCATTTGCAAAATATAAAGAAAAAAAGTACGGAACGACTTTAATCAGTTTTTATAGTTGGGAGAATGTTGGTCAATGA
- the rpmB gene encoding 50S ribosomal protein L28 produces MAKECFVCKKSVVSGNNVTHSNKHNKRVWRPNLQKVKIVLDGTPQRVNVCTRCLRSGKVERA; encoded by the coding sequence ATGGCTAAAGAATGTTTTGTATGTAAAAAAAGCGTTGTGTCTGGCAACAATGTCACTCACTCTAATAAACATAATAAAAGAGTATGGAGACCTAATTTACAAAAAGTTAAAATTGTACTTGATGGCACTCCACAAAGAGTTAATGTTTGCACCAGATGTTTACGTTCCGGAAAAGTTGAAAGAGCATAG
- the recG gene encoding ATP-dependent DNA helicase RecG — MKVSDSIRNISGIGPKRAEAFGAHGITTIEDLLDFYPRKYLNRKIMGSFQTETDEAVTVRAVVARKGTLRRIRRNMSLFVLPVVETLENGESVKGEIVWFNQPYLRDIFSENEVYYFFGKVVIKNNRRQMYNPQFAHESKLEDFFILTPVYPKIEGVPGESLKKYMSAVFKQPLVVKDDLPERYREKYHLLSKEAALEKIHFPDTVEDVAQGKSRIKFEEALKINIGIMNSRALNGVSKIHLDNFGALKRFTKGLPFELTDSQMKVLDDIAGDMKKEIVMNRLVQGDVGSGKTIIAVACAYLMALNGYQTAYMAPTEILAGQHAQNFKQYLEPYGIRVELLTGSQKAKERNAVTETIASGEAQVIIGTHALIQDSVDYYNLGLVITDEQHRFGVKQRGKLSLKGETPHTLVMSATPIPRTLALILYGDLDVSYIDELPKGRKKIKTHFYNEKSYPKILNFMANEMDKGQQAFVICPFIEESEEMSEVKDIQNVFAEVTQFYGSRFRIACLYSRMPAEEKKQIIDAFNRCEIDLLVATSIIEVGIDVPNVSVITILSADRFGLSQLHQLRGRVGRGMHQSYCFLVSNSRNDQTIERMRVIVNNHSGKKIADEDYRLRGPGDYFGLKQHGFPEFKALNPYEDFDLIAETKMVAKEIYNAGDKETMAYRARIIETFYKNLSEISMN; from the coding sequence ATGAAAGTGTCAGATTCAATTAGAAACATATCAGGTATCGGGCCGAAGAGAGCGGAGGCTTTCGGGGCGCACGGTATTACCACCATTGAGGATCTGCTTGATTTTTATCCCCGGAAGTATCTTAACCGAAAAATAATGGGCTCATTTCAGACAGAAACGGATGAGGCGGTGACGGTAAGGGCCGTTGTTGCCAGGAAGGGAACATTGCGCCGTATCCGCAGAAACATGTCCCTTTTTGTGCTGCCGGTAGTGGAAACGCTTGAAAATGGCGAATCCGTAAAAGGCGAGATCGTCTGGTTTAACCAGCCCTATCTTAGGGATATTTTTTCCGAGAACGAGGTTTATTATTTTTTCGGAAAGGTTGTCATAAAAAATAATCGGCGTCAAATGTATAATCCCCAGTTTGCTCATGAGAGCAAGCTAGAGGATTTCTTTATTCTTACCCCTGTTTACCCCAAAATCGAGGGAGTTCCGGGAGAATCGCTTAAAAAATACATGTCAGCAGTCTTCAAGCAGCCCCTGGTTGTAAAGGATGATCTGCCGGAGCGTTACCGGGAAAAGTACCATCTGCTTTCAAAGGAAGCCGCCCTGGAAAAGATACATTTTCCCGATACAGTAGAGGATGTAGCCCAGGGAAAAAGCCGGATAAAGTTTGAGGAAGCCCTGAAAATTAATATTGGTATTATGAACAGCCGCGCGTTAAACGGCGTGTCTAAAATCCATCTTGACAATTTTGGGGCACTCAAACGCTTCACAAAGGGACTGCCCTTTGAGCTGACAGACAGCCAGATGAAGGTGCTTGACGATATTGCCGGCGATATGAAAAAGGAAATTGTAATGAACCGTCTGGTTCAGGGCGATGTGGGTTCCGGTAAGACAATTATCGCGGTTGCCTGCGCCTATCTGATGGCGCTCAATGGTTACCAGACCGCATATATGGCGCCGACAGAGATACTGGCAGGCCAGCACGCCCAAAATTTCAAACAGTATCTTGAACCCTACGGCATACGCGTCGAACTGCTGACAGGCTCACAAAAGGCCAAGGAGCGGAACGCAGTGACTGAAACCATTGCCAGCGGCGAGGCACAGGTGATCATCGGAACACATGCGCTCATACAGGACAGTGTGGATTACTATAATCTGGGGCTGGTTATTACTGACGAGCAGCACCGTTTTGGCGTCAAGCAGCGTGGAAAGCTCAGTCTGAAGGGAGAAACACCTCATACGCTGGTCATGAGCGCTACCCCGATTCCCAGAACACTGGCGCTTATTCTCTATGGCGATTTGGATGTTTCCTATATCGACGAGCTGCCAAAGGGGCGAAAAAAAATCAAGACCCATTTTTATAATGAGAAATCTTATCCGAAGATTTTGAATTTTATGGCGAACGAAATGGACAAGGGCCAGCAGGCTTTTGTCATTTGCCCGTTTATTGAAGAGTCCGAGGAAATGAGTGAAGTCAAGGATATTCAGAACGTCTTTGCAGAGGTGACGCAGTTTTACGGAAGCAGGTTCCGTATTGCCTGTCTCTACAGCCGAATGCCCGCGGAAGAAAAAAAACAGATTATTGACGCCTTTAACCGCTGTGAAATTGACCTTCTGGTGGCCACCAGTATTATTGAAGTTGGAATTGATGTGCCCAATGTTTCCGTGATTACCATTCTGAGCGCGGACCGTTTTGGTCTGTCCCAGCTGCACCAGCTTCGGGGACGTGTGGGCAGGGGGATGCACCAATCCTATTGCTTTTTAGTGTCAAACTCCAGAAATGATCAGACCATTGAACGCATGCGGGTAATTGTCAACAATCACAGCGGCAAAAAGATTGCCGATGAAGATTACCGGCTGCGCGGGCCAGGTGATTATTTTGGTCTGAAGCAGCATGGATTTCCCGAGTTTAAAGCCTTGAATCCTTATGAGGATTTTGATCTTATTGCTGAAACCAAAATGGTGGCAAAGGAAATCTACAATGCAGGTGATAAGGAAACAATGGCCTACCGGGCCCGGATTATTGAAACCTTCTATAAAAATTTATCGGAAATTTCTATGAATTAA
- a CDS encoding Asp23/Gls24 family envelope stress response protein, whose amino-acid sequence MKIENELGYIDISRKAIADIAGNAAMGCYGLVGMAHQRGKDGLIEIMSGEQASKGVGVKIDDDGKLIIDLYVIVEQAIKISVVAENIISAVKYSVEKQTSLKVKRISVNVVSVRV is encoded by the coding sequence ATGAAAATAGAAAACGAATTAGGATATATTGATATCTCGCGTAAAGCGATTGCGGATATCGCCGGAAACGCTGCTATGGGATGCTACGGCTTAGTCGGTATGGCACATCAGCGCGGTAAGGACGGCCTGATTGAAATAATGTCCGGAGAGCAGGCCAGTAAGGGCGTCGGCGTTAAAATCGACGACGATGGAAAGCTGATTATCGACCTCTACGTGATTGTAGAACAGGCAATTAAGATTTCTGTAGTGGCTGAAAATATTATTTCAGCCGTAAAATACAGCGTTGAAAAACAAACTTCACTGAAGGTAAAACGCATCAGTGTTAATGTCGTAAGCGTAAGAGTGTAG